The Candidatus Polarisedimenticolia bacterium DNA window CCGTTGGTTAGGGTGAGGGAGGACGAAACCCTCGAGAATGCTCTTCGCCGTTTCAAGAGAAAGTGCGAGAAGTCCGGCATTCTCTCAGAAGTCAAGAAAAGACAGCACTATCTGAAACCCAGCCAGAAGCGAAAAATCAAAGCCTTGGCCGCGCGCAAGAAGGCGCTCAAACGCCTGGCGCAGGAAAGGCGCTATAACGATTAGGCTCCGGGCGCCGGGCCCGAAAGGGGTCCGGCGCCGCAGTGAGCTCCGGGAAAGTCGTGCCCGGAGCGCGGAATCGTGCAGGGGAGCGAGCCGTGCCTTTTCGGTCGGATGATGAGGCTCTCGAGAAAATCCGCGCCAGTGTGGACATTCATGAGATCATCTCCGGCTACCTTCCCCTGAAGAAAGTCGGGGCCAAGTACCGCGGCCTCTGTCCGTTTCATACGGAAAAAACGCCGTCGTTCTACGTGGATGCCGGGAAGCAGCTGTTCTACTGCTTCGGATGCGGGACCGGCGGCGATGCCTTCAAGTTCCTGATGCTCTACGAGAAGGTGGACTTCCGCGAAGCGCTGCGGATGCTCTCGCGGCGCTACGGGATTCCGCTTCCCGAGCGCGTGCACCATGCCTCCTCCGAGCGCCAGACTTTGATGCAGGTGA harbors:
- the rpsU gene encoding 30S ribosomal protein S21, translating into MPLVRVREDETLENALRRFKRKCEKSGILSEVKKRQHYLKPSQKRKIKALAARKKALKRLAQERRYND